Genomic segment of Rhodocaloribacter litoris:
CCGGCCGGGGGCGGAACCTTCGGCTATCGTTTCGAACACGACCCGGAGGCCCGCACGATCCGCCTGGAGATCGCCTCGAGCGGGGCCGAGGTCAGCCTGCACCTGCTGCTGCCGCCGGGCCGGAGGCCGGTGGCGGCCCGGTGGGACGGGGCGGACGTGCCCTTCACGGTGGAGCGGGTGGAGGAAAGCACCTATGCCGCGATGCAGCGAGCGGTTACCGGGAGCGCAAGTGTGGAGGTGACGTATGCCGGCGCTTAGCATCGGGGGGCGAGCGGGACGAGGCGAGGTGCGAGCCGCGTACGTGCTGCTCCTGCCCACACTCGTCTTTTTCCTCGTTTTCCAGTACTACCCGATCCTCAAGAGCATCGCCCTGAGTTTCTTCGACTACGGGCTGTTGCGCCGGCACACGCCGTTCATCGGGCTGGAGAACTACGTGCGGCAGTTCCAGGACCCGCTCTTTCTCTCGGCGCTGGGCAACACGTTGCTCTTCGTGGCCGGCTGCGTGGTGGCCGGCGTGGTGCTGGCGCTGGTGCTGGCCGTGATGGTCGAGGGCACCGGCCGATGGGCGCGGTTCTACCGGACGCTCTACTTCATCCCCGTCGTCACCTCGCTCATGGCCACGGCGATGATCTGGCGGTGGCTCTATGCCTCGAACGGGCTGATCAACTACCTGTTGACGTTTGCCGGTCTGCCGCCGCAGGGCTGGTTGCTCGACGAGCACCTGGCGCTGCCGGCCCTGATGGCGCTGACGGTGTGGAAAAACCTGGGGTTCGACATGGTTCTGTTCGCGGCGGCGTTGCAGAGCATCCCGGCCGAGTACTATGAGGTGTCGCGTCTGGAAGGGGCCACGCCCTGGCAGACGTTTCGCCTGGTGACGTTGCCGTCGTTGCGTCCCATCGTGGTGCTCGTCAGCATCACGGCGGTCATCCGGTCCTTCCAGGTGTTCACCATCGTGCTGGCGATGACCCAGGGGGGGCCGGTGAATGCCACCCGCACCATCGTCTATCATATCTACGAGCAGGGGATCCAGTATGACGAGATGGGTTATGCCTCGGCGGCGGCGGTCGTCCTGCTCGTGCTCATTGCCGGCATGACCTACGTACAGATGCGGTTGGACCGCGAGCGGTGAGAAACGTCATGAAGCAGTCACGCAGGCATTTCGTCTCGAGTCTCGGGCGAGCGGCGCTGGGGGCCGGTCTGGCCGGAGCGATCCGGCCGGGGCGGGAGCCGGCCCCCCCGCTGCCCGGGTTCGACGACCCGGATTTCTGGCGCGTGGTGCGCCTGCAGTACCCGCTGACGTTCGAGCGCGTTTACCTCAACACCGGCGGGCTGGGGCCGGCGCCGTATGCCGTGCTGGCGGCCGTCGAGCAGACCACCCGGTCGCTGCAGGCGCTGTCGGAGACCGGGCACCACCTGATCGAGGAGACGCGCCCGGCGGTGGCAGCCTTCCTGGGTGCCGATCCGGACGAGATCGCCTTCACCCGCAATGCCACCGAAGGCAACGCGACCGTCGCCATGGGGCTCGACCTGCGGCCCGGCGACGAGGTCATTTTCGAGTCGCACGCGCACCCGGGCGGGTCCTTTCCGTGGATGGCCCGGCAGAAAGAGCAGGGCATCCGCGTGCGCCTCTTCGAGCCGGACCCGACGAGCGCCGCGGGCAACCTGGAGCGCATCGCCGCCCTGATCACCCCGCGCACGCGCGTCATCCAGGTGAGCCACGTCACCGCGCCGACGGGCATTCGCTTTCCGGTCGAGGACATCGCCCGCCTGGCGCGGGAGCGGGGCCTGTGGTTCCACATCGACGGGGCACAGGCGGCCGGCATGATCCCCGTCGACCTGCATGCCATCGGGTGCGACTCCTTCGCCACGAGCGGGCACAAGTGGATGGGCGGGCCGCACGGCACGGGCGTGCTCTACGTCCGCCGGGACCGGCTCGACGCCGTGCGCCCCACCGAGACGGGCGCCTACGGCGACGACGGCGACGTCCACCTGCCGGACCGCTTCGGGTACCACGCTTCGGCCCGCCGGTACGAGGTGGGCACGCGCGATGCGGCTTCGGTGGTGGGGCTCGGGGCCGCGGTGCGGTTCCTCGAAACCATCGGGATGGCGCGCGTGGCCGAACGGGCCCGCACCCTGGCCCGTACCCTGCAGGCCCGCCTCCGTGCCCTCCCGGGCGTGACGATCCTCACCCCGGCGTCGGACGACCTGGCCGCTGCCATGACGACGATCCGGGTCGAGGGTGTGCCGTACCGCGACCTCTACCGCTATCTGCTCCAGGAGCACGGCCTGCGCTGCCGGATCGTCAGCGAGCGGGGGCTCGACGCCCTCCGCATCTCCACCCATATCTTCAACCAGGAAGACGAGTGCGAGCGGGTCGCCGAGGCCGTCCGTCGTGCCCGGGACCTGCGCTGATCCGGAGGAAGCCCGCCATGTACCAGCCGCCTGCGACGAGGACCGGAGCCTGGAGGGGGCGCCTCCGCCTGCCCGCACCGGGGCGGGTCGGGGTGCACCTCGTGCTGCTCCTCGGCGCCGCGGTGATGGTCGGGCCGCTCGTCTGGATGGTGCTCACCTCGCTCAAGACCCCCGCCGACGCCGAGGCCTTCTTCAATACGCCACGTCGCCTCATGGCCTTCCTCCGGGCGCTCTGGCCCGACCCCCTGACCTGGGACAACTACCGGGCCGTCTTCACCGAGCGGCCCCTGTTGCGCTACTTCCTCAACAGCGCCATCTACACCGGCCTGCGCATGGTGCCGGCCCTCTTCTTCTGCTCCCTGGCCGGCTTCCTCTTCGCCAAGATGAAGTTTCCCGGCCGGGACGGCCTCTTCGGGGCCATCCTTCTGACGATGATGATCCCCTTCCAGGTCAAGATGCTCGTGCTCTACGAGATGATGGTCGATTTCGGCTGGGTGGACACGTACTGGGCGGTCGTGGTCGTGGGGCTGATGGAGCCGTTCGGCATCTTCCTGTTCCGGCAGACGATCAAGGACATCCCGGACGCCCTGCTCGACGCCGCCCGCATCGACGGGTGCGGACCGCTGCGAATCTACTTTCAGGTGGTGCTCCCGCTCATTCGTCCGGCCCTGGCCGCCTACGCCATCTTCCTGTTCATGTGGTCCTGGAGCGACTTCCTCTGGCCGCTCATCGTGATCAACACCGAGACGCTCAAGCCCGTCGAGGTGGGCATCCTGAGCTTCTCCGACATCAACAATCCGGACTACGTGAAGATGATGGCGGCCGCGACGGTGGCCGTGGCGCCGATCATCGTCTTCTTTCTCTTCATGCAGCGGCAGTTCATCCAGGGCATCACCATGACGGGTATCAAGGGATGAAGCGCCTTCGGACCCCCATACGATCCGCCGTGCTGTGGCTGCTGCCGGTGCTGCTGGTGGCGACCGGCATGGGGTGTGGTGCCGCGTCGCAGGAGCCGGCTTCCGACGGTCGCATCCCCGTACGTGTCTTCGTCCTGCTCATCAGCACGTCGCAGGTCGCCTTCTACCGGTGGGCCGAGCAGGCTTTC
This window contains:
- a CDS encoding carbohydrate ABC transporter permease; protein product: MPALSIGGRAGRGEVRAAYVLLLPTLVFFLVFQYYPILKSIALSFFDYGLLRRHTPFIGLENYVRQFQDPLFLSALGNTLLFVAGCVVAGVVLALVLAVMVEGTGRWARFYRTLYFIPVVTSLMATAMIWRWLYASNGLINYLLTFAGLPPQGWLLDEHLALPALMALTVWKNLGFDMVLFAAALQSIPAEYYEVSRLEGATPWQTFRLVTLPSLRPIVVLVSITAVIRSFQVFTIVLAMTQGGPVNATRTIVYHIYEQGIQYDEMGYASAAAVVLLVLIAGMTYVQMRLDRER
- a CDS encoding aminotransferase class V-fold PLP-dependent enzyme — protein: MKQSRRHFVSSLGRAALGAGLAGAIRPGREPAPPLPGFDDPDFWRVVRLQYPLTFERVYLNTGGLGPAPYAVLAAVEQTTRSLQALSETGHHLIEETRPAVAAFLGADPDEIAFTRNATEGNATVAMGLDLRPGDEVIFESHAHPGGSFPWMARQKEQGIRVRLFEPDPTSAAGNLERIAALITPRTRVIQVSHVTAPTGIRFPVEDIARLARERGLWFHIDGAQAAGMIPVDLHAIGCDSFATSGHKWMGGPHGTGVLYVRRDRLDAVRPTETGAYGDDGDVHLPDRFGYHASARRYEVGTRDAASVVGLGAAVRFLETIGMARVAERARTLARTLQARLRALPGVTILTPASDDLAAAMTTIRVEGVPYRDLYRYLLQEHGLRCRIVSERGLDALRISTHIFNQEDECERVAEAVRRARDLR
- a CDS encoding carbohydrate ABC transporter permease — protein: MYQPPATRTGAWRGRLRLPAPGRVGVHLVLLLGAAVMVGPLVWMVLTSLKTPADAEAFFNTPRRLMAFLRALWPDPLTWDNYRAVFTERPLLRYFLNSAIYTGLRMVPALFFCSLAGFLFAKMKFPGRDGLFGAILLTMMIPFQVKMLVLYEMMVDFGWVDTYWAVVVVGLMEPFGIFLFRQTIKDIPDALLDAARIDGCGPLRIYFQVVLPLIRPALAAYAIFLFMWSWSDFLWPLIVINTETLKPVEVGILSFSDINNPDYVKMMAAATVAVAPIIVFFLFMQRQFIQGITMTGIKG